One Myxococcaceae bacterium JPH2 genomic window, CCGTGCGCGCTGCTGCTGCAGGAGGAGGCCCTGCTGGAGGAGCAGACCCGCGAGATCGCCGCGACGTTCGCCCCGCGCGAGCACCGGGTCCTCCGCCCCGCAGCGTGGGGAGGACGGCGCATGGCAGCCGGAGCGGTGAGCGCCCTTCTGGCGGCCGCGGCATCGCTGGCGCTCGTGGTGCATCGAGGCGGCACGACACCCACGAGCCTGCCGCCCAGCGCCCACGCCAGCGCGGGCCCCGTGGTGGAGTTCGACGAAGGCGCGGAGATCCCGCGCGTCGTCATGGTGGCCTGCCCCGACCTGGCGACGGAGGCCGAGTGCACCGAGTCGGCGGTCGCCCGAGGACTGCTCGTGCTGTCCCCTGGTGGGGTGGCCGAGGTTCCTCGTTACGAGGGCCACAGTGGCTTCCCCACTGGCGCGCTCCCTTCGGGGCCTGCGTCCCTGTGAGCGCACGCGTGATGACCTTCTTCAAGAGCTGTCGTCCGCTGCTGCTCGCCCTGCTGGCCACGACCGCCGCCGTGGCGAGCGCGGAGCCGACCGTGCCCGCCGCCGCGTCCCAGAAGCCCAAGCTCCCGGTGGGCTGGTACGTGACGGAGAGCGCCCCGCAGCACTACGAGGCCAGCGTCGAGACCTCCAACCCCTGCGAAGGCGCGCGCAGCGCGGTGCTGCGCTCGCGCACGAGGGACGCCAACGGCTACGGCACGTTCATGCAGGCCTTCGGCGCGCAGGACTTCCGAGGCAAGCGCCTGCGCTTCTCCGCCAACATGCGCGTGAGCGACCTTCAGGGCTGGGCGGGCTTGTGGATGCGCGTGGAGGGCGCGGATCCCCGACTACCCCTCGCCTTCGACAACATGCAGTCGCGCGCGCTGGTGGGGACGACCCGCTGCAAGCGCTTCGACGTGGTGCTGGACGTGCCTCAGGAGGCGACCACCGTCATGGCGGGCCTCATCATGAGCGGCACGGGTGAGGCGTGGCTGGACGGCGTGCGGTTCGACACGGTGGACGCCTCGGTGCCGGTGACGGACCTGCTCGCGTCCCGTCCCGTGCTCCCTCCGGCGCCCAAGGGGATGGAGGCCGAGCCCGTCGTGTCGAAGTACGACATGGTCGCGCTGGGGCGCGTGGGCGACATCTGGTTCAACCACGGCCGCGTCAACGGTCACCCGACCTACATCCGACAATCCACCGGCACCTGGCAGACCCCGAGCGGAGAAGAGCTGTTCGAGCACGGCATCGAGGTGAACGGGACGCTGGGCCAGCGCGACGTCAAGGTGAAGGTCACCTCGGGCGGCCCCGTCACCACCATCAAGGGGACCTGGGGCCCGGACGACGTCTTCATCGAGTTCAGCGCGAAGAAGCTCACCATGCAGTGGGGCATCTACACGCGCGAGTTGGTGCGAGACCTGGAGACCCCTTCCGGCGCGCAGTGCAATCGCTACCTCACCATCGAGGGCCCTCGCGAGACGGACGAGATCGAGTTGTGCGGTGCGACCCTGGGGACGCGGCCACCCTTGACCCAGTTGGTGGCCGCCTTCCTCGAAAATGGCTTCCGCCCCATCGCCCGCAACAACTCGCTGCCCGTGCCCCTGCCGCCCATCGACCGGCGGACCAACGTCCAGTCATCCGAGCGGTCCGGCACTCAGCGCATGTCGCAGTGACAGCGGCCCGGCCCCCTCTTCCCGGGCCCCGGCACTAGAAAGCGAAGTCCCGCTCCAGCGTCTCGCCTCCCGCCTGCACCGTGAGGTGAGCGGAGTGGGCGCCCGTGGCGGAGGCCGTCGTCAGGTCGAAGGACATGCCCTCGGGCCCCTGCACGGGCTTGAGTGAGGGGCGGCCCGGAGACAGGAACACCGCGGCCGTCACCGCGCGCGCGCCCAGAGGCTGCACGAGGAGCCGAACCCGCTGACGCTCCCGCACCAGCACCACGCGGAAGTCACGCCGCTCATCCAACACCTCGCGGTGCTCCGGATGACGCGCGGCCATGGGACGAGGCGTGGCCGGAGTCCGCGACGTGCGCGCTCCCGGCATGGCGGGGAGACCTTCCTCCTCCAGAGACAGGGCCTCCTCGATGGCCACGTCACCTTCATCCAGCGCCAGCACGGCCTGGGCACACTCGCCGCACTGGGCCGTATGCGCATCCACCCGGGCGCGCTCCTCGGCGCTCATCATGCCCAGGTCGAAGCGCCAGAGTTCTTCTTCAGTCAGGTGATACCGCGGGGGCGCATCCACCAGCGCGGTGTCTTCGATGTCCGCTCGGCACTGCGCGCAATCCCTCACATGCGCCGAAGCGTCCTGCGCCTTTCCCGCCCACAGGGCCACCAGGTCGTCGCACTCGGCACGCCCGGAATACCACCAGGCACGGGCGCGCTCCGCGGAGTCCAGGAGGTCACGCTCCTGCCGACGCTGCGGATTGAGGGGAATGAACCAGCGGGCTCGCGCCTGCAGCGCGGAATCCAGATTCGCCAGGGCGGCCAGGAAGCGCTCGCGATGCTGGGCGCTCTCACCTTGCAAGGCACCGTGGAGAGACTCCCAGGTGGCCAGCGCGTGGGCTGTCGACGCCGCGCGGTCTCGAGCGGCCAGGCCTTCCAGCGAGGAGGCGCGCCACAGCTCCGCCTCATCTCCCCCGTCCCCCAGCGCCACTTCCATCGCCTCCTCGGCGGCCCGCAGGAGCGCGGTCTG contains:
- a CDS encoding AraC family transcriptional regulator, with amino-acid sequence MMTFFKSCRPLLLALLATTAAVASAEPTVPAAASQKPKLPVGWYVTESAPQHYEASVETSNPCEGARSAVLRSRTRDANGYGTFMQAFGAQDFRGKRLRFSANMRVSDLQGWAGLWMRVEGADPRLPLAFDNMQSRALVGTTRCKRFDVVLDVPQEATTVMAGLIMSGTGEAWLDGVRFDTVDASVPVTDLLASRPVLPPAPKGMEAEPVVSKYDMVALGRVGDIWFNHGRVNGHPTYIRQSTGTWQTPSGEELFEHGIEVNGTLGQRDVKVKVTSGGPVTTIKGTWGPDDVFIEFSAKKLTMQWGIYTRELVRDLETPSGAQCNRYLTIEGPRETDEIELCGATLGTRPPLTQLVAAFLENGFRPIARNNSLPVPLPPIDRRTNVQSSERSGTQRMSQ
- a CDS encoding zf-HC2 domain-containing protein, with protein sequence MSDEALTRYQARRARLASGSTSVGEVLEAAGEVLRRSTVLGTEGVEAALRRLGRSQVEAWLHEQKPQALQTALLRAAEEAMEVALGDGGDEAELWRASSLEGLAARDRAASTAHALATWESLHGALQGESAQHRERFLAALANLDSALQARARWFIPLNPQRRQERDLLDSAERARAWWYSGRAECDDLVALWAGKAQDASAHVRDCAQCRADIEDTALVDAPPRYHLTEEELWRFDLGMMSAEERARVDAHTAQCGECAQAVLALDEGDVAIEEALSLEEEGLPAMPGARTSRTPATPRPMAARHPEHREVLDERRDFRVVLVRERQRVRLLVQPLGARAVTAAVFLSPGRPSLKPVQGPEGMSFDLTTASATGAHSAHLTVQAGGETLERDFAF